A part of Apodemus sylvaticus chromosome 19, mApoSyl1.1, whole genome shotgun sequence genomic DNA contains:
- the LOC127669672 gene encoding keratin-associated protein 12-1-like, whose protein sequence is MCHASCSMGCQPSCCVSSPCQPSCCVPAMCIPVRYQVAYCVPVSCRPTVCATPSCQSSVCVPVSCRPVCVTSSCQSSGCCQPSCPTLVCRPVTCSTPSCC, encoded by the exons ATGTGCCATGCCAGCTGCTCCATGGGCTGCCAGCCATCCTGCTGTGTGTCCAGCCCCTGCCAGCCATCCTGCTGTGT GCCGGCTATGTGCATTCCCGTGAGGTACCAGGTGGCTTACTGTGTGCCTGTGAGCTGCAGGCCTACTGTGTGCGCCACCCCCTCCTGccagtcctctgtgtgtgtgcccgtgaGCTGCCGGCCTGTCtgtgtgacctcctcctgccagTCATCTGGATGCTGCCAGCCGTCCTGCCCCACCCTGGTCTGCAGGCCTGTGACCTGTAGCACCCCTTCCTGCTGCTGA